Proteins encoded within one genomic window of Rossellomorea vietnamensis:
- the spoIIGA gene encoding sigma-E processing peptidase SpoIIGA, which translates to MTLYLDVIWLLNLLVDFFLLWLTGIILKRQYALWRIAIGSLIGSVIILLAFSPFAHFTGNPLVKLLFSVVMVYSAFGYRRWRHYMSNLLMFYFVTFFTGGILIGTHYFISFDPSTESSMLLASIRGFGDPISWVFVMLALPLAWYFSKGRVDSIEHVKLQYDQLLKVKIQIDDFHCTVNGLVDSGNQLQDPISKSPVMILSIAEIEGEIPDEMKALCHDVDDIFSGEKQIDTRWSDRMRIVPAQSVGRSSQLLAAIKPDSLVLSDHEAEWTIPNGLVAFREEPLSADGQFGAIVHPKMAARKPVLNVS; encoded by the coding sequence TTGACTTTATATCTGGATGTCATTTGGTTGTTAAATCTGTTAGTAGACTTTTTCTTATTATGGTTAACAGGAATCATCTTAAAGAGACAATACGCCCTCTGGAGAATAGCGATCGGGAGTCTGATAGGCTCAGTCATTATTCTCCTCGCTTTTTCACCATTTGCTCACTTTACTGGAAACCCCTTAGTCAAGTTATTATTTTCCGTTGTCATGGTGTATTCAGCTTTTGGTTATAGAAGATGGCGCCACTATATGTCAAACCTTCTTATGTTTTATTTCGTCACCTTTTTTACGGGTGGAATATTAATTGGGACTCATTATTTTATCAGCTTCGATCCAAGCACGGAATCATCCATGCTGCTTGCTAGCATACGCGGGTTTGGTGACCCGATAAGCTGGGTATTTGTGATGCTCGCCTTGCCGCTTGCCTGGTACTTTTCTAAGGGAAGGGTGGATAGTATCGAGCATGTGAAGCTCCAATATGATCAGCTCCTGAAAGTCAAGATCCAGATCGATGATTTTCATTGTACTGTAAACGGTCTTGTGGACAGTGGGAATCAACTTCAGGATCCCATTTCAAAAAGTCCGGTGATGATTCTATCCATTGCTGAAATCGAGGGTGAGATCCCGGATGAAATGAAGGCACTTTGCCATGATGTAGATGACATTTTTTCGGGTGAGAAACAGATCGATACCCGCTGGTCTGACAGGATGCGTATCGTTCCAGCACAATCAGTGGGAAGAAGCAGTCAGCTTTTGGCAGCGATAAAGCCTGATTCATTGGTACTCAGTGATCATGAAGCAGAATGGACCATACCAAATGGGTTAGTCGCCTTTAGGGAGGAACCCTTATCGGCCGATGGCCAATTCGGGGCGATCGTCCATCCGAAAATGGCTGCAAGAAAGCCGGTGCTTAACGTTTCGTAA
- the ftsZ gene encoding cell division protein FtsZ, translating to MLEFDTNLDSLATIKVIGVGGGGNNAVNRMIEHGVQGVEFIAVNTDAQALNLSKAEIKMQIGGKLTRGLGAGANPEVGKKAAEESKEQIEEALRGADMVFVTAGMGGGTGTGAAPVIAQIAREIGALTVGVVTRPFTFEGRKRSNQASGGIAAMKEGVDTLIVIPNDRLLEIVDKSTPMLEAFREADNVLRQGVQGISDLIATPGLINLDFADVKTIMSNKGSALMGIGAASGENRATEAAKKAVSSPLLETSIDGAQGVLMNITGGTSLSLYEVQEAADIVASASDQEVNMIFGSVINEDLKDDIVVTVIATGFNEEVIQPPKQTRPTFGGMKPNQSPNPSQSVKREQPKREEQPQQQEPVRTSSNQGAEETLDIPTFLRNRNRRR from the coding sequence ATGTTGGAGTTTGATACAAATTTAGATTCATTAGCGACAATAAAAGTTATTGGTGTCGGTGGCGGAGGAAACAACGCCGTAAACCGCATGATCGAGCACGGCGTACAGGGTGTTGAATTTATCGCTGTCAACACGGATGCACAGGCTTTGAATCTATCAAAAGCTGAAATAAAGATGCAAATCGGTGGCAAATTAACCAGGGGATTAGGAGCAGGTGCGAATCCTGAAGTAGGTAAAAAAGCTGCTGAAGAGAGTAAAGAGCAGATCGAAGAAGCCCTTAGAGGAGCAGATATGGTCTTTGTCACTGCCGGAATGGGTGGAGGAACCGGAACTGGTGCAGCTCCGGTCATTGCCCAAATCGCCCGGGAAATCGGCGCATTGACGGTCGGTGTCGTGACACGTCCGTTTACATTCGAAGGCAGAAAGCGTTCAAATCAGGCAAGTGGTGGTATCGCTGCAATGAAAGAAGGCGTGGACACCCTTATCGTCATCCCGAATGATCGCCTTCTGGAGATCGTAGATAAGAGTACTCCGATGCTTGAAGCTTTCCGTGAAGCTGATAATGTACTGCGTCAAGGTGTACAAGGTATCTCGGATCTTATCGCTACACCTGGTCTTATCAATCTGGACTTTGCAGATGTTAAGACGATCATGTCTAACAAAGGTTCAGCCCTGATGGGGATCGGTGCAGCATCCGGTGAGAACCGTGCAACTGAAGCAGCGAAAAAGGCCGTTTCAAGTCCTTTGCTTGAGACATCCATCGATGGAGCCCAAGGTGTCCTGATGAATATCACAGGGGGGACTTCATTAAGCCTTTATGAAGTTCAGGAAGCTGCTGATATCGTAGCTTCTGCATCTGATCAAGAAGTAAATATGATCTTCGGTTCCGTCATCAACGAAGATTTAAAAGATGATATCGTCGTTACCGTCATTGCGACCGGGTTCAATGAAGAGGTCATTCAACCTCCGAAACAAACCCGACCAACTTTCGGTGGGATGAAACCAAATCAAAGTCCTAACCCTAGCCAATCGGTGAAACGGGAACAGCCTAAACGTGAAGAGCAGCCTCAACAGCAGGAGCCTGTGAGAACATCTTCTAATCAAGGTGCGGAAGAAACATTGGACATTCCAACCTTCCTTCGCAATAGAAACCGTCGTCGTTAA
- the ftsA gene encoding cell division protein FtsA: MNSNEIYVSLDIGTSTVKVIIGEMTNDSLNIIGVGNVNSEGIRKGSIVDIDETVHTIKKAVEQAERMVGLSISQVIVGITGNHVSLQSCHGVVAVSSDNREIGDEDVLRVMDAAQVVSIPPEREIINVIPRQFIVDGLDEITDPRGMIGVRLEMEGTIITGSKTILHNTLRCVEKAGLEIVDIVLQPLAAGTVALSKDEKNLGAALIDIGGGSTTIAVFEQGHLKATTVLPVGGEHITKDLSIGLRTSTDDAEKIKTKYGHAFYDHASEDEVFSVPIIGSDQHQQFNQLEISDIIEARLEEILDLISHELKRLGIRDLPGGYVLTGGVANLPGVLELAQIVFQNRVRVAIPDYIGVREPQYTTAVGLIKYAQKNARLQGRSVSAEPVPVEAAEKRQSKPVNKKPKPAKVKEEEHEDEKAMSKVKKFFGYFFE, from the coding sequence GTGAACAGCAATGAAATTTACGTTAGCCTAGACATCGGTACATCCACAGTGAAAGTAATCATTGGTGAAATGACAAATGATTCCTTAAACATAATCGGTGTAGGAAATGTGAACTCAGAAGGAATCAGAAAAGGTTCCATCGTAGATATAGACGAAACTGTTCATACAATCAAGAAGGCAGTTGAACAAGCTGAAAGGATGGTCGGTTTATCCATAAGCCAGGTCATCGTAGGTATAACAGGAAACCATGTGTCACTTCAATCCTGTCATGGTGTGGTGGCAGTGTCGAGTGACAACAGGGAGATCGGGGATGAAGACGTTCTAAGAGTGATGGATGCAGCCCAGGTTGTATCGATTCCTCCAGAAAGGGAAATCATCAACGTAATCCCAAGACAGTTCATCGTTGATGGATTGGATGAGATTACAGATCCAAGGGGTATGATCGGTGTTCGACTTGAAATGGAAGGCACCATCATTACGGGATCTAAGACGATTTTACATAATACTCTCCGTTGTGTAGAAAAAGCCGGCCTTGAAATTGTCGATATCGTCCTTCAGCCTTTAGCCGCAGGTACGGTTGCCTTATCAAAGGATGAAAAGAACCTGGGAGCTGCCCTGATCGACATAGGTGGCGGTTCTACGACGATTGCCGTTTTCGAACAGGGGCACCTGAAAGCGACAACTGTGTTGCCCGTAGGCGGGGAGCATATCACGAAGGATTTGTCGATCGGATTACGAACCTCAACGGACGACGCTGAAAAAATCAAAACAAAATATGGACATGCATTCTATGACCATGCGTCAGAAGATGAAGTGTTCAGCGTGCCAATTATTGGCAGCGATCAACATCAGCAATTTAATCAATTAGAAATTTCTGATATCATAGAAGCAAGGCTTGAAGAGATCCTGGACCTCATCAGCCACGAGCTGAAACGATTGGGAATCAGGGACCTGCCGGGTGGATATGTTCTAACTGGTGGTGTAGCAAATCTTCCAGGTGTGTTAGAATTAGCACAAATCGTTTTCCAAAATCGTGTACGTGTGGCAATTCCTGATTATATAGGTGTACGGGAACCCCAGTATACGACAGCGGTCGGATTGATTAAATACGCTCAAAAGAATGCTAGATTGCAAGGAAGATCTGTAAGCGCAGAACCAGTGCCCGTAGAGGCCGCTGAGAAGCGTCAATCAAAACCTGTGAATAAAAAGCCGAAGCCTGCAAAGGTAAAAGAAGAAGAACATGAAGATGAAAAGGCCATGTCAAAAGTGAAAAAGTTCTTTGGATACTTCTTTGAATAA
- a CDS encoding small basic family protein — translation MWLPVLGLLVGVVLGLLTDIRIPEEYSNYLSIAVLAALDTLFGGIRAHLQNIYDDKVFVSGFFFNILLAASLAFLGVHLGVDLYLAAVFAFGVRLFQNIAVIRRIMISNWSNNQEKREKN, via the coding sequence ATGTGGCTTCCCGTTTTAGGGTTGCTAGTAGGGGTCGTCCTCGGGCTTCTTACAGATATTAGGATTCCAGAAGAGTATTCCAATTATTTATCGATTGCGGTCCTCGCAGCATTGGATACATTATTTGGCGGTATTCGTGCCCACCTCCAAAATATTTATGATGACAAGGTCTTTGTTTCTGGATTCTTTTTTAATATTTTACTAGCAGCAAGTTTAGCTTTTCTGGGCGTACATCTTGGTGTAGACTTATATTTGGCGGCTGTTTTTGCTTTTGGGGTAAGATTATTCCAAAACATTGCAGTGATTAGAAGAATAATGATTAGCAATTGGTCAAATAATCAAGAAAAAAGAGAAAAAAATTAG